The following coding sequences are from one Pseudomonas mendocina window:
- a CDS encoding energy transducer TonB: protein MGNVLKADNLSEVLWRDTRKPGELRDLGVSVRQALGLQRLAPQAGKPVLGRREAILLGVFALTLHVAAISWLASRPEPVLPEVPVQIPPMTIEFTSAAPPVLEPPPPEVIPEPEPVVEPPPPVVEELAVKPPPKPKPKPKPQPSKQEAKPEPKSVEAPPPPPAPAPVAEAPPAPPVEIPPSASAGYLKNPAPEYPSLAQRRGWEGTVLLRVHVLANGKPSDIQIQRSSGRDVLDESAIRAVKRWSFVPAKRGDEAIAGWVSVPLEFRLN from the coding sequence ATGGGCAATGTCCTCAAAGCCGACAACCTTTCCGAGGTGCTCTGGCGCGATACACGCAAGCCAGGCGAACTACGTGATCTGGGTGTCAGCGTACGCCAGGCTTTGGGCCTGCAGCGCCTGGCGCCGCAAGCCGGCAAGCCGGTGCTGGGCCGCCGCGAAGCGATTCTGCTCGGCGTGTTCGCCCTGACCCTGCATGTCGCAGCCATTTCCTGGCTGGCCAGCCGGCCCGAGCCGGTACTGCCGGAAGTGCCGGTGCAGATTCCACCGATGACCATCGAATTCACCAGCGCTGCACCGCCTGTGCTCGAGCCACCGCCCCCGGAAGTGATTCCCGAGCCGGAACCCGTGGTCGAGCCGCCACCGCCGGTGGTCGAGGAGCTGGCGGTGAAGCCGCCGCCCAAGCCCAAGCCCAAGCCCAAACCGCAGCCGTCCAAGCAGGAGGCCAAGCCCGAACCGAAATCGGTCGAGGCGCCACCACCGCCGCCGGCACCCGCTCCCGTGGCAGAAGCACCGCCCGCACCACCGGTCGAAATTCCACCGTCGGCCAGCGCCGGTTACCTGAAGAACCCGGCGCCCGAGTACCCCTCGCTGGCGCAACGGCGAGGCTGGGAAGGCACCGTGCTGCTGCGCGTACACGTGTTGGCCAATGGCAAGCCGAGCGACATCCAGATTCAACGCAGCAGTGGCCGCGACGTGCTCGACGAGTCCGCCATCCGCGCAGTCAAGCGCTGGAGCTTCGTGCCGGCCAAGCGTGGCGACGAAGCTATCGCGGGCTGGGTGTCGGTACCGCTGGAATTCCGTTTGAACTGA
- the tauA gene encoding taurine ABC transporter substrate-binding protein, protein MTPFPFVRRVLAALTLSSVTLVAQAADFTVAYQTTVDPAKVAQADGAYEKATQAKIDWRKFDGGAEVITAVASGDVQIGYVGSSPLAAAATRQLPVQTFLIAAQIGAAEALVVRNGSGIDKPADLIGKKVAVPFVSTGHYSLLAALKHWNIDPSKVQILNLAPPAITAAWQRGDIDATYVWDPALGVAKETGKVLITSGELSELGAPTFDAWIVRKDFAEKHPEIVRAFAKVTLDAYANYRKDPQAWLANPDNIAKVVKLSGAKAEDIPLLLQGNVFPLAADQVTALGAPTTQAVSATAGFLKEQGKVDKVLPDYAPYVSNQYITN, encoded by the coding sequence ATGACCCCGTTTCCCTTCGTGCGCCGCGTACTGGCCGCACTGACCCTGTCGAGCGTGACCCTGGTCGCCCAGGCCGCCGATTTCACCGTTGCCTACCAGACCACCGTCGACCCGGCCAAGGTCGCGCAGGCCGATGGTGCTTATGAAAAAGCCACCCAGGCCAAGATCGACTGGCGCAAGTTCGACGGCGGCGCGGAAGTGATCACCGCCGTTGCCTCGGGCGATGTGCAGATCGGCTACGTCGGCTCCAGTCCGCTGGCAGCGGCAGCTACACGTCAACTGCCGGTACAGACCTTCCTCATCGCCGCGCAGATCGGCGCCGCCGAGGCACTGGTCGTACGCAATGGCAGCGGAATCGACAAACCGGCCGACCTGATCGGCAAGAAGGTCGCCGTGCCGTTCGTGTCCACCGGCCACTACAGCCTGCTGGCCGCGCTCAAGCACTGGAACATCGATCCGAGCAAGGTGCAGATCCTCAACCTGGCGCCACCGGCGATCACCGCGGCCTGGCAGCGTGGCGACATCGACGCCACCTACGTGTGGGATCCGGCGCTGGGTGTGGCCAAGGAAACCGGCAAGGTGCTGATCACCTCCGGCGAACTCAGCGAGCTGGGCGCACCGACCTTCGATGCCTGGATCGTGCGCAAGGACTTCGCCGAGAAGCATCCGGAGATCGTGCGGGCCTTCGCCAAGGTCACCCTCGATGCCTACGCCAACTACCGCAAGGATCCGCAAGCCTGGCTGGCCAACCCGGACAACATCGCCAAGGTGGTGAAACTCTCCGGCGCCAAGGCCGAGGACATCCCGCTGCTGTTGCAGGGCAACGTCTTCCCGCTGGCCGCCGACCAGGTCACCGCCCTCGGTGCGCCAACCACCCAGGCCGTCAGCGCCACGGCGGGCTTCCTCAAGGAGCAAGGCAAGGTGGACAAGGTACTGCCGGACTACGCGCCCTACGTCAGCAACCAGTACATCACTAACTAA
- the tauC gene encoding taurine ABC transporter permease TauC, producing MSSYEYLYAKTPEEQRTVKPRRELSLLTISSLSIASLLWLWWAVTTAGLIEPLFLPSPQAVLARGWQLLGEGYMNASLWQHLGASLGRIGLGLLAAVLTAVPLGIAIGRHRIARGIFDPLIEFYRPIPPLAYLPLIVIWCGIGELSKVLLIYLAIFAPVAIATATGVRNVDPTKLRAAQSLGATPAQLVRHVILPSALPDILTGIRIGLGVGWSTLVAAELIAATEGLGFMVQSAAQFLVTDVVILGILVIALIAFALELGLRALQRKLVPWHGQAH from the coding sequence ATGAGCAGCTACGAATACCTCTACGCCAAGACGCCCGAAGAACAGCGCACGGTGAAACCGCGCCGAGAATTGAGCCTGCTGACCATCAGCAGCCTGAGCATCGCCAGCCTGCTCTGGCTATGGTGGGCGGTAACCACTGCCGGGCTGATCGAGCCCCTGTTCCTACCCAGCCCGCAAGCCGTGCTCGCCCGCGGCTGGCAACTGCTCGGCGAAGGCTACATGAACGCCAGCCTGTGGCAGCACCTGGGCGCCAGCCTCGGGCGCATCGGCCTAGGCCTGCTGGCCGCTGTGCTCACCGCCGTACCGCTGGGCATCGCCATCGGCCGCCACCGCATCGCGCGCGGCATCTTCGACCCGTTGATCGAGTTCTACCGACCGATCCCACCGCTGGCCTACCTGCCGCTGATCGTCATCTGGTGCGGAATCGGCGAGCTGTCCAAGGTACTGCTGATCTACCTGGCGATCTTCGCCCCGGTGGCCATCGCCACCGCCACCGGTGTGCGCAACGTCGACCCGACCAAACTGCGCGCCGCGCAATCGCTCGGCGCCACACCGGCGCAACTGGTGCGCCATGTAATCCTGCCCAGCGCACTGCCGGACATCCTCACCGGCATCCGCATCGGCCTTGGCGTGGGCTGGTCGACGCTGGTCGCCGCCGAGCTGATCGCCGCCACCGAAGGCCTGGGCTTCATGGTGCAATCGGCGGCGCAATTCCTGGTCACCGACGTGGTGATCCTCGGCATCCTCGTCATCGCCCTGATCGCCTTCGCCCTGGAACTGGGCCTGCGCGCCCTGCAACGCAAACTGGTGCCATGGCACGGCCAGGCGCATTGA
- a CDS encoding amidohydrolase family protein, giving the protein MKAIDAWAQPANGCLREKMPEVARLFEKSGSGHLLDQAMSPSETVAHMDEAGVEKLMLAAWCRPEGWVTSNDQIADYTRAYPDRFIGVATVDLSKPVAAVRELERAVLELGCKALRIVPWLWKLAPNHRLYYPLYVKCIELDIPFCTQVGHTGPLMPSETGRPVPYLDEVALDFPELRIVAGHIGHPWTDEMIGLAWKHDNVFIDTSAYLPRYYPAQLLQFLQSYGSQKVLFGSNFPQLSLSRCMKQVQELGLSPEVEAQFLYENARRIFKLP; this is encoded by the coding sequence ATGAAAGCAATCGATGCATGGGCACAACCTGCTAATGGTTGCCTGCGCGAGAAGATGCCTGAAGTTGCACGCCTGTTTGAGAAATCAGGAAGTGGTCATTTGCTTGACCAAGCAATGAGCCCATCCGAAACCGTGGCGCACATGGATGAAGCTGGCGTAGAAAAACTAATGCTGGCGGCTTGGTGCCGCCCGGAAGGTTGGGTGACCAGTAACGATCAGATCGCTGATTACACCCGTGCATACCCGGATCGCTTTATTGGCGTAGCTACCGTCGACCTAAGCAAGCCCGTTGCAGCGGTACGTGAACTTGAGCGGGCGGTATTGGAGCTGGGCTGCAAGGCGCTTCGCATCGTTCCATGGCTGTGGAAACTGGCCCCCAACCACCGTCTTTATTACCCACTTTATGTAAAGTGTATTGAGCTGGACATTCCATTCTGCACTCAGGTCGGACACACCGGTCCATTGATGCCGTCGGAAACGGGTCGCCCAGTTCCATATTTAGATGAGGTCGCGTTGGACTTCCCTGAGTTACGCATAGTTGCTGGGCACATAGGTCACCCTTGGACTGATGAGATGATTGGCTTGGCCTGGAAGCACGACAACGTTTTTATCGACACATCAGCCTATCTGCCGCGCTACTACCCTGCACAATTGCTGCAATTCCTACAAAGCTACGGCAGCCAAAAGGTATTGTTCGGAAGCAATTTCCCTCAGCTCTCCCTGTCGCGCTGCATGAAGCAGGTTCAGGAGCTAGGGTTGAGCCCTGAAGTCGAAGCACAATTCCTTTATGAAAATGCACGACGCATTTTCAAGCTTCCATAA
- the tauB gene encoding taurine ABC transporter ATP-binding subunit gives MALLELEHISAQYPGAANAVLSDLSFNLGPEQLLVALGPSGSGKTTLLNLIAGFVAPSAGRIRLDGKSVAGPSAERGVVFQDDALLPWQNVLENVAFGLQLAGVGRAEREAKARELLALVDLAGFEQRHIWELSGGQKQRVGLARALTADPRLLLMDEPFGALDAFTREQMQELLLQVWQRTHKPVFLITHDIEEAVFLATDLVLLAPNPGRIVEHLRLDFGRRYAAGESARAIKSDRAFIETREHVLAQVFAQRQGSRA, from the coding sequence ATGGCCCTACTCGAACTGGAGCACATCAGCGCACAGTACCCGGGCGCCGCCAACGCGGTGTTGAGCGACCTGTCCTTCAACCTTGGCCCCGAGCAACTGCTGGTCGCCCTCGGCCCCTCCGGCAGCGGCAAGACCACCCTGCTCAACCTGATCGCCGGCTTCGTCGCGCCCAGCGCCGGGCGCATTCGCCTCGATGGCAAGTCCGTCGCCGGCCCCAGCGCCGAGCGTGGTGTGGTGTTCCAGGACGACGCTCTGCTGCCCTGGCAGAACGTGCTGGAGAACGTCGCCTTCGGCCTGCAGCTGGCCGGCGTGGGCCGTGCCGAGCGCGAAGCCAAGGCGCGCGAACTGCTCGCCCTGGTCGACCTAGCCGGCTTCGAGCAGCGCCATATCTGGGAACTCTCCGGCGGGCAGAAACAACGCGTCGGCCTGGCCCGCGCACTCACCGCCGACCCGCGCTTGCTGCTGATGGACGAACCCTTCGGCGCCCTCGACGCCTTCACCCGCGAGCAGATGCAGGAGCTGTTACTGCAGGTCTGGCAGCGCACACACAAACCGGTGTTCCTGATCACCCACGACATCGAGGAAGCCGTGTTCCTCGCCACCGACCTGGTACTGCTGGCCCCCAACCCCGGGCGCATCGTCGAGCACCTGCGGCTGGACTTCGGCCGCCGCTACGCCGCTGGCGAAAGCGCCCGCGCGATCAAGTCCGACCGCGCCTTCATCGAAACCCGCGAGCACGTGCTCGCCCAGGTCTTTGCCCAACGGCAAGGGAGCCGCGCATGA
- a CDS encoding LasR-specific antiactivator QslA gives MIELQRYLTHLPVHDGQPAADFGWSADCQASFGHGVQTAQAWLDDANSGWLWANLLLERQLYPPGAQRHAFELGFLSRIHQRLCSPLGGDHRAKRTEFKL, from the coding sequence ATGATTGAGTTGCAGCGGTACCTCACTCACTTGCCTGTTCATGACGGGCAACCGGCTGCCGACTTCGGTTGGAGCGCAGATTGCCAGGCGAGCTTTGGCCACGGCGTGCAAACCGCGCAGGCCTGGCTGGACGACGCCAACAGCGGCTGGCTGTGGGCCAATCTGCTGCTGGAGCGCCAGCTGTACCCGCCGGGTGCGCAGCGGCATGCCTTCGAGCTGGGCTTTCTCAGCCGTATCCACCAGCGTCTGTGCTCCCCCTTGGGTGGCGATCACAGGGCAAAGCGCACGGAGTTCAAGCTGTAG
- a CDS encoding MerR family transcriptional regulator gives MYIGEVARLSGCTPKAIRLYEQMGLISPQRLGSYRRYTPYHLTLLQMIRTAQAVGFKLGEMSELLAAKRHDAPFPLALANQGIEAKRQELQAQIQALQLQEQRLTELQAQINRQFAPAVSGSADTRTPA, from the coding sequence ATGTACATCGGTGAAGTGGCCAGGTTGTCGGGGTGTACGCCCAAAGCCATTCGTTTGTACGAGCAGATGGGCTTGATCAGCCCACAGCGTCTCGGCAGTTACCGACGCTACACACCCTATCACCTGACCCTACTGCAGATGATTCGCACGGCTCAGGCGGTGGGGTTCAAGTTGGGGGAGATGAGCGAGTTGCTGGCCGCCAAGCGGCATGACGCGCCATTTCCCCTGGCGCTCGCCAATCAGGGCATCGAAGCCAAGCGCCAGGAACTGCAAGCCCAGATACAGGCCTTGCAGCTTCAGGAACAGCGCCTGACCGAGTTGCAGGCGCAGATAAACCGGCAGTTCGCGCCCGCGGTCAGCGGGTCAGCAGATACTCGAACGCCTGCCTGA
- a CDS encoding biopolymer transporter ExbD, producing MAFSTQDSDEVLSEINVTPLVDVMLVLLVVFIVTAPLLTNSIPINLPKTEAVAPLEQKDPLVVSIDGEGKLFINKDEIQADLLESSLIQAKQEAEVVHEELRVQLQADDGVNYGEVARAMAAIERAGITKLAVITAR from the coding sequence ATGGCCTTCTCGACCCAGGACAGCGACGAGGTTCTTTCCGAAATCAACGTCACGCCGCTGGTGGACGTCATGCTGGTGCTGCTGGTGGTGTTCATCGTCACCGCGCCGCTGTTGACCAACTCGATCCCGATCAACCTGCCGAAGACCGAGGCCGTGGCGCCGCTGGAGCAAAAAGACCCGCTGGTGGTGAGCATCGATGGCGAGGGCAAGCTCTTCATCAACAAGGACGAGATCCAGGCGGATCTACTGGAGAGCAGTCTGATCCAGGCCAAGCAGGAGGCCGAGGTCGTTCACGAGGAGCTGCGCGTGCAATTGCAGGCTGACGATGGCGTGAACTACGGCGAGGTGGCACGGGCGATGGCGGCCATCGAGCGCGCCGGTATCACCAAGCTGGCAGTCATCACTGCCCGCTGA
- a CDS encoding MotA/TolQ/ExbB proton channel family protein has translation MNLLVDSPFQSVEHAVIWLLIGFSVITWGLALIKGIQFARQRHQDRKFQKGFWSATSLDSAAEQSAGQNGAVARVAQAGFAAIQVQGGQPTDLAQSINHQDRLERSLRQQIQRERRSLEAGLAVVASIGSTSPFIGLFGTVWGIMEALKGISAAGNASLETVAGPIGAALVATGVGIAVAVPAVLVYNYFLRRLKLTAADLDDFAHDFYSLAQKSAFKVIVSPRAGKGAPVTGNAGVAKEAV, from the coding sequence ATGAACCTGCTTGTAGATTCTCCCTTTCAATCGGTCGAACACGCGGTCATCTGGCTGCTGATCGGCTTCTCCGTGATCACCTGGGGGCTGGCGCTGATCAAGGGCATCCAGTTCGCCCGCCAGCGCCATCAGGATCGCAAGTTCCAGAAGGGCTTCTGGAGTGCCACCAGCCTCGACAGCGCCGCCGAGCAGAGCGCTGGGCAGAACGGCGCGGTCGCCCGTGTGGCCCAGGCTGGTTTCGCTGCGATTCAGGTGCAAGGTGGCCAACCGACCGATCTGGCACAGTCGATCAATCACCAGGATCGCCTCGAGCGTTCGCTGCGTCAGCAGATTCAGCGCGAGCGTCGTTCGCTGGAAGCCGGCCTGGCGGTGGTCGCTTCAATCGGCTCCACCTCGCCCTTCATCGGCCTGTTCGGCACCGTGTGGGGCATCATGGAAGCCCTCAAGGGCATCAGCGCGGCAGGTAACGCCAGCCTGGAAACCGTGGCGGGCCCTATCGGTGCCGCACTGGTCGCCACCGGTGTGGGCATCGCCGTCGCCGTGCCGGCGGTGCTGGTCTACAACTACTTCCTGCGCCGCCTGAAGCTCACCGCCGCCGATCTCGACGACTTCGCCCATGACTTCTACAGCCTGGCGCAGAAGAGTGCATTCAAGGTCATCGTCAGCCCGCGTGCTGGCAAGGGCGCCCCTGTGACCGGCAACGCCGGCGTCGCGAAGGAGGCGGTCTGA
- a CDS encoding NAD-dependent epimerase/dehydratase family protein: MVTGANGHLGNNLVRQLLARDQPVRAGVRDPAHSSALQGLGCEVVRTELQDIDSLRQSLQGVDVLYQVAAVFKHWAQNPQSEIIEPNVQGTRNILRAAAEAGVRRVVYVSSVAAVGHDGQYLDETVWNDEQQNPYYLSKILSERAAWEEAQSYGISMVTVLPSAIIGPHAERLTDTMGFLATVLARRLVLDPDFHFNFVDVRDIADGLIQAAERGRPGQRYILANRESSSLGEVIAALDTLRPGQRLPARAPKVLLLSVAMLQMWRARLTGQPAELLPSQVRMFHGVRQRYCIDKAVDELGYRPRPPQEALRQAFEYLLTR; the protein is encoded by the coding sequence ATGGTCACCGGTGCCAACGGGCACCTTGGCAACAACCTGGTTCGGCAGTTGCTCGCCCGTGACCAGCCAGTACGTGCCGGCGTTCGTGACCCCGCACACAGCTCCGCCTTGCAAGGGCTTGGCTGTGAAGTGGTACGCACGGAGCTGCAGGACATCGACTCCCTGCGCCAATCGCTGCAAGGGGTCGATGTGCTGTACCAGGTCGCAGCCGTGTTCAAGCATTGGGCGCAGAACCCGCAGTCTGAAATCATCGAGCCCAACGTACAGGGCACGCGCAATATCCTGCGCGCCGCCGCCGAAGCCGGCGTGCGCCGCGTCGTCTATGTCAGCTCCGTCGCAGCGGTGGGTCACGACGGTCAGTATCTGGATGAAACGGTCTGGAATGACGAGCAGCAGAATCCCTACTACCTCTCGAAAATTCTCTCCGAGCGCGCCGCCTGGGAGGAAGCGCAGTCATACGGCATCTCGATGGTCACGGTATTGCCCTCGGCAATCATCGGCCCCCATGCCGAACGCCTGACCGACACCATGGGCTTTCTCGCTACCGTGCTGGCCCGTAGGCTGGTGCTGGATCCGGACTTCCATTTCAATTTCGTCGATGTGCGGGATATCGCCGATGGCCTGATCCAAGCCGCCGAACGAGGTCGCCCTGGCCAGCGCTACATACTCGCCAACCGCGAGTCTTCGTCTTTGGGCGAGGTGATCGCCGCCCTCGATACGCTCCGCCCTGGGCAGCGTCTGCCTGCGCGTGCGCCCAAGGTCTTGCTGCTGTCAGTCGCCATGCTGCAAATGTGGCGTGCACGCCTCACTGGCCAGCCAGCCGAATTGCTGCCCAGCCAGGTGCGCATGTTCCATGGTGTGCGCCAGCGTTATTGCATCGACAAGGCCGTCGACGAGCTGGGCTACCGACCGCGACCGCCACAGGAAGCCCTCAGGCAGGCGTTCGAGTATCTGCTGACCCGCTGA
- the tauD gene encoding taurine dioxygenase, whose product MALHITPLSPALGAQVSGIDLRQPLTASLRQQVEDALLQYQVLFFRDQPIEPQQQAAFAAQFGDLHIHPLYPKVPEQPEILVLDTAVTDVRDNAIWHTDVSFLETPALGAVLAAKQLPPYGGDTLWASSSAAYDALSQPLKQLLDGLTATHNFTRSFPLERFGNTPEALAHYHEVQRTHPPVVHPVIRTHPVTGRKGLFVNDGFTNRINELEAAESDALLRFLFAHATRPEFTIRWRWQENDVAFWDNRITQHYAVDDYRPQRRVMHRATVLGDRPR is encoded by the coding sequence ATGGCCCTGCACATCACCCCGCTCAGCCCGGCACTCGGCGCCCAGGTCAGCGGTATCGACCTGCGCCAGCCCCTCACCGCCAGCCTGCGCCAGCAAGTCGAAGACGCCCTGCTGCAATACCAGGTGCTGTTCTTCCGTGATCAGCCCATCGAGCCACAACAGCAGGCCGCCTTCGCCGCCCAGTTCGGCGACCTGCACATTCACCCGCTCTACCCCAAGGTGCCCGAGCAGCCTGAAATTCTCGTGCTCGACACCGCCGTGACCGACGTGCGCGACAACGCCATCTGGCACACCGACGTGAGCTTTCTGGAAACCCCGGCCCTTGGCGCGGTACTCGCCGCCAAGCAGTTGCCGCCCTATGGCGGCGATACCCTGTGGGCCAGCAGCAGCGCTGCCTATGACGCCCTGTCGCAGCCGCTGAAGCAATTGCTCGACGGCCTCACCGCCACCCACAACTTCACCCGCTCCTTTCCGCTGGAGCGCTTCGGCAATACGCCCGAAGCCCTGGCGCACTACCACGAGGTGCAACGCACCCACCCGCCCGTGGTGCACCCGGTGATCCGCACCCACCCGGTTACCGGGCGCAAGGGCCTGTTCGTCAACGACGGCTTCACCAACCGCATCAACGAACTGGAAGCGGCCGAAAGCGACGCCCTGCTGCGCTTTCTCTTCGCCCACGCCACCCGCCCGGAATTCACCATCCGCTGGCGCTGGCAGGAAAACGACGTGGCCTTCTGGGACAACCGCATCACCCAGCACTACGCCGTCGACGACTACCGCCCGCAACGGCGGGTGATGCATCGGGCGACGGTGTTGGGGGACAGACCGAGGTAG
- the tauA gene encoding taurine ABC transporter substrate-binding protein, whose product MPRIHRLFAAVAAAAFASFSQAADLTIAYQTGIDPTKVAQADGDYERAIGQKIDWRRFNSGAEVVTAIASGDVQIGNLGSSPLAAAASRNLPIVTFVVAAQINAAEALVVRNGSGIEKPADLTGKTLATPFVSTSHYSLLGALKHWQVDPAKVRIVNLNPAEINAAWQRGNIDGAFVWSPALGEIKKTGKVLTDAAEVGTWGAPTFEVWVARKDFAEKHPEVLEQFAKVTLDSFARYAAEKDQWTADSEPVRKIAALTGSNPEDVPELLAGSAFPDRQQQLALLGERTAGDIAATAAFLKEQGKADRVLPDYSPYVSSQYIKP is encoded by the coding sequence ATGCCCCGTATCCATCGCCTGTTCGCAGCCGTGGCCGCTGCTGCGTTCGCCTCGTTCAGCCAGGCTGCCGACCTGACCATCGCCTACCAGACCGGCATCGATCCGACCAAGGTTGCCCAGGCCGACGGCGATTACGAACGCGCCATTGGCCAGAAGATCGACTGGCGCCGCTTCAACAGCGGCGCCGAAGTGGTCACCGCCATCGCCTCCGGCGACGTACAGATCGGCAACCTCGGCTCCAGTCCACTGGCAGCCGCCGCCAGCCGTAACCTGCCCATCGTCACCTTCGTCGTCGCCGCGCAGATCAATGCCGCCGAGGCACTGGTAGTACGCAATGGCAGCGGTATCGAGAAACCCGCCGACCTCACCGGCAAGACCCTCGCCACGCCGTTCGTGTCCACTTCGCACTACAGCCTGCTCGGTGCCCTCAAGCACTGGCAGGTCGATCCGGCCAAGGTGCGCATCGTCAACCTCAACCCGGCCGAGATCAACGCCGCCTGGCAACGCGGCAACATCGACGGTGCCTTCGTCTGGTCGCCGGCACTGGGCGAGATCAAGAAAACCGGCAAGGTGCTCACCGACGCCGCCGAAGTCGGCACCTGGGGCGCACCGACCTTCGAGGTCTGGGTCGCGCGCAAGGATTTCGCCGAAAAACACCCCGAAGTGCTGGAGCAGTTCGCCAAGGTCACCCTCGACAGCTTCGCCCGCTATGCGGCGGAGAAAGACCAGTGGACAGCCGACTCCGAACCGGTGCGCAAGATCGCCGCGCTGACCGGTTCCAACCCCGAGGACGTACCCGAACTGCTGGCCGGCTCCGCCTTCCCGGATCGTCAGCAACAACTGGCACTGCTCGGCGAGCGCACCGCTGGCGACATCGCCGCCACCGCCGCCTTCCTCAAGGAACAGGGCAAGGCCGATCGCGTGCTGCCGGACTACTCGCCCTACGTCAGCAGCCAGTACATCAAACCCTGA
- a CDS encoding LysR family transcriptional regulator produces the protein MDLRQLRYLVALNEHRSFVRAAEAMGITQPAFSRSIQGLEQELGCVLIDRASKDLRPTPEGQIALQHALALIRGASNLTSEITQMSKLDAGDLHFGCGPALVTSLLPDALLAFMQRYPRIRTRFEVDNWEQLSRSLNRGEIEFFIADIRHGEADPGVQTQPLRPRAGLFFCRPEHPLLGKESLSTNDLFDFPLAASRIPSEARKVLANLSGKVDISIHLECEQIPLLVQLVKRSDAIGMATHEAVADELASGALVQLHLRNLPNNLDSLSARCGIVTRTGFRLSPAAKAMIDLLLTLDHSKSAQVA, from the coding sequence ATGGATTTGCGTCAGCTCCGCTACCTTGTCGCACTCAACGAACACCGCAGCTTCGTTCGCGCAGCCGAGGCGATGGGCATCACTCAACCGGCGTTCAGCCGCAGCATCCAGGGCCTGGAGCAGGAGCTTGGCTGCGTGCTGATCGACCGTGCGAGCAAGGATCTACGCCCCACCCCAGAGGGACAGATCGCACTGCAACATGCCCTGGCGTTGATTCGCGGTGCCAGCAACCTGACCAGTGAAATCACCCAGATGAGCAAGCTGGATGCCGGCGACCTGCATTTCGGTTGTGGCCCGGCATTGGTCACCAGCCTGCTGCCCGATGCATTGTTGGCGTTCATGCAGCGTTACCCCCGCATTCGCACGCGCTTCGAAGTGGACAACTGGGAACAACTGAGTCGCAGCCTGAACCGTGGCGAGATCGAATTCTTCATCGCTGACATCCGCCACGGCGAAGCCGACCCTGGTGTTCAGACACAACCGCTACGCCCTCGCGCCGGCCTGTTCTTCTGCCGCCCCGAGCACCCCTTGCTGGGCAAGGAAAGCCTGTCGACCAATGACCTCTTCGACTTCCCCCTGGCGGCCAGCCGTATCCCGAGCGAAGCGCGCAAGGTGTTGGCCAACCTCAGCGGCAAGGTCGATATCAGCATTCATCTGGAGTGCGAACAGATTCCCCTGCTGGTGCAGTTGGTCAAACGCAGCGATGCCATCGGCATGGCGACCCATGAAGCCGTGGCGGACGAGTTGGCCAGCGGTGCTCTGGTGCAACTGCACCTGCGCAACCTGCCAAACAACCTCGATAGCCTCAGCGCCCGCTGTGGCATCGTGACCCGTACGGGTTTTCGCTTGTCCCCTGCGGCCAAGGCGATGATCGACCTGTTGTTGACACTGGATCACTCGAAGTCCGCCCAGGTGGCTTGA
- a CDS encoding isoprenylcysteine carboxylmethyltransferase family protein: MDVLENRIPPVLVAVLFGLLMWLAAYLLPGVLPIEWRVGLALAVLLAGVFICLAGVASFRHASTTVNPLQPETASALVSSGIYRYTRNPMYLGFATVLLAWSILLASPVSVLGVLGFVLFMNRFQIRSEERALANLFGNDFEQYCRTVRRWL; this comes from the coding sequence ATGGACGTACTGGAAAATCGCATACCCCCCGTATTGGTCGCGGTTCTGTTCGGCTTGCTGATGTGGCTTGCCGCCTATCTTCTACCCGGGGTGCTGCCTATCGAGTGGCGTGTAGGCCTCGCGCTGGCGGTCTTGCTGGCGGGCGTATTCATCTGCCTGGCAGGTGTTGCTTCCTTCCGCCATGCCAGCACCACGGTCAACCCGTTGCAACCAGAAACGGCTTCGGCACTGGTCAGCTCGGGCATCTATCGTTACACGCGCAACCCCATGTACCTGGGCTTCGCGACGGTCTTGCTGGCCTGGTCGATTCTGCTGGCTTCGCCGGTTTCAGTGTTGGGCGTGCTGGGCTTCGTGCTGTTCATGAACCGCTTTCAGATCCGTTCGGAGGAACGCGCCCTGGCCAACCTTTTCGGCAACGACTTCGAACAGTACTGCCGCACGGTAAGGCGCTGGCTCTAA